The Mus caroli unplaced genomic scaffold, CAROLI_EIJ_v1.1 scaffold_11759_1, whole genome shotgun sequence region TTGGAGTCTCACTCAGTTCCTTATGATGCCTCACACAATTAGAAGGTGAATCCTTCCCCATCCTGGAACTAAAGGCGAGTAGTTGAATAGGAGTTGTATGAAAACTATTAGCTAAGAAGACGTGAGCTGTTTCCCTCTTACCTATTCAAATACGAACATAAAAATGGCCCAGAAAAGAAGGCCAGGCAATATTGCATAACTAGTATTAAAAACACTCATTCCCTCTCAGGAAGATTGCCTCTGGAGAAGTCACTAAGTGTGTTTGGGTCCACAGTGTCTatctttattgtgtgtgtatatacacaagtGTGCATGCTCGTTCATATATTCATACGTATGTAGACTACACATTACTTTTGGATGTCTCTCCTCAGGATGCCCTGTACACTGTGTTTTGAGTCAGTCCGTACTGGAAGTCACCAATTCAGCTATGCAGGCTGAGGAGGAAGCCTCAGAGATGCACTTCTCTCCTGCTGTCCCCTGCACTGGGAtgacaagcatgtgccaccacagtgtGCATGGGTTCTGAAGAGgacactcaggtcctcatgcttgtaaggGACAAGCACTATGTGACTGAGATGTCTCTTTGTCCCTTGCTCCTTACTAAagtgtatatataatattcagTCGCTGAATGTGACATTTCTATGCCTATGCCACGTCCCCGGTAGTTCCTGGCATGGCAGTGCTGACTAGTCTAGGACTGTCACTGTCACATGTTCATATTTGGGCTCTATGGTTCTGTGTATCCATAGAGGCAGCACCTTGTGAGGATTTAGCATTTCCTTAGTCTGTTATTCCTCTTTCTTATGGACGTTAACATTTCTCTTAGTTTTCTAAGAGTATAAATTCGTACTGTAGTATAGCAATATACTCATCGTATGCACTAATAATCATAGATGTGTGATCTGAGGTTTGCTCacttctttttctgctttgttatttatttttgctaacCCACCGCTCCTGAGAGGATGGATGGAAGGCTCCCCTATTCTTAATGCACCATTCAGCTATCACCCTGAACAGTGTGAGGTTACACTGTGGTGCGAGACAGCCACTGGACGAGTGGAGCAAGCTTAGTCTGTGTTGACCAGGTTCTGGTAGGGATGATGAATTTCTTTCAAcgtttcatttgtttaaaaacattgtggatttctgatttttttcaagtgGACAGTTAACTCACTAGACGGTTATAATATTGTGAGTGAAATCCTGAGTGAGCTATGCCAGGAAAACAGGTGCTCACATTAAATTGTGTCTTCATTTACCAGCTCCATCCAAATCACTGGCTGTCCTTGCCATATATTCCTAATTACCTTTGAAAACTGGCCAACTCCTTGCCCTTTTACTCCAGTCTTAGAAACTATATAAACTCTCAGATCACACATTGTACACCACACAGTTATCATATGTACTTAGATCATAGAATGACTTTAAAGAGTGAATGAGTTGTCAGTAGAGTTCACAGAGACCAAACTGGAGGCAAAGATAGAGGGATTCTAGTCACACAGACTCAATGCAGGTGGTTAGAGGAGCTGTTAAGGAAGCTAGGGGAAAGTTGCACGGCTGCACTAGTCCTCAGACTGAGTGAACTGCAGAGGTAAGGTGGAGGACACCAGGATCCAGCAGGTGAGATGTACACCCACATCAGCATGGAGCAGCAGAGCAACTGACAGACAGTGATTCAAGCAGTATGGATGGAGCTGAAGCCTTAAGATggccaggagttctctgctgcAGGTTCCTTGACACACAAAAGGACAGATGGCAAGTTTGTGGAGGCTATGAGCACTTCAGGGTTAGGTGACCACTTCAGTGGTCCAGGTGAGGGTGAGATAAATCCTCAGAGCTGGTAACTGATATGGTTTGATATATTCATGTGCTCATTGTGTTCAACTTATTTTCATAAGAGTGTAGGTGACACATCTTTACATTGGGGATTAATGTAATTACCAGCCTTTCCATCATGGATGGTCCTGggctggtgtgtgtctgtgtggaaaaTGAGGTGCCATGTCACCCAACATCTGCATTGCCCTCAGAAGGTAGCCAATGGCTGCTTGTAAAACAGAGTCACCCAGGGCAAGTTCTTGTTTTGTACAATGAGGAGTAATTTAGAGCCATTCCCAGCTTGATCTACACAATGCTAACATGtaagagtgagaaagaaaaggaacagagcaAGAGAAAGTCCCTAAAGCAACAGTCTAGTGCACTCTGATGCACTGGTGTGTGAGGTTCTAACAGCCCCCACTCTCATGGCTTCATAACAGTCTAATCCGAAGACAACAGCACAGATTTCTGAGAAGTCATCAGAAATACGTTTCCTCTGCTGGAGAAGCCACAGGAATGTGTTGAAGAGTCACCTGATTATAGCTGGTAATGAGGACTgcggaggaagaggagcagcaggGAGCACCTATGAAAAAAGGGGTGTGGATTACTATGTACTCTTGGGCATCACCTGCAGCACCCCACTCTTCTTTTCTCAGACACTCCCCCTCATCACAGACCATGCAACTCGGCTGctcaattcttttctctttcattttcccttCTAGATCTTTCTGCTACTATAAGCTGTGGTATGATAATAGTTCAGGTGTTTTTGAAGTTGTGAGTGTACTGAAACAATGattgtgaataaaaataaaacacagaaaacttgAAAAATCAGCAAATATGAAAGTCTAGCAAAATATAGCAGTGTTTCTATCTTTGGTGGCCTTTTTACTTTCCTGTCTTGGTTCCTTGTGGGAAAAGCTTCACTTTATTCCCCAAGATGGTCTTTAGCTTAGAATATACTCCACTTCATGCTTGAATTCTTGTGGCAATCCATCTGTCTCACCTTTTCACAAATGAGAATTGTAGGTCTTATAAGAGTTAGAAATTTTTATGCAGCATGttactcaaaaataataatattgatttaaatatctgatatgttgCCTGACATTAGATGTATCAACCTATACTTATAAGGAAAAATTTTAGAACATACTAAAATAGTTAATACATTGTCAATCTTCATCACAAGTCTGTATTTCTACTCTAGACTAACAATGACAGCAGTGGGCTCACGGCTCACTTTACCTGCATAGACACAGGTGACTTCAACTTCAGAGAACAGAGACATTGGAATCATAGTTCCACATGCACTGAATTGTGGCTAAGCAGAGTGATCAAGTTAAATGAatagattttgttgttttctttgatcTTTTGACAATATATGACTATGccacccaggctgaccttgaacttggtgatccttctgcatcagcctcctgagtgctgggattacaggactgtCCCACAATGACAACTCCTTGAATAGTCTGCTCATTCTGATCAGTTTGTCATAAGGGCTGTCCTAAGCCATTAGCTACTAATGTACAGACTTGGCCCTAGGTATAAGAAATTTTGCACTGGATCATGCCATTGGCAAAAAGCAAACAGACTTTCATCACAGCCTAAGGGAAGGTTTGTTGGACCTGAGGAGGGATCACCTCATTTCAGCTTTTCTTGTATCTTATTTGGATCCTTGGTCCTTGGGTTCTCTGTCCTCTCCTGAGAAATTTCCTGTTTCATCCTTCCTCTGACCACAGAGGTGTGTGGACTCTGCATACCTCCTATGCCTGATGACATTCATCTCCAACATTACTGTGGAGTTGAGGCTCAGTACTAAGCAGAGGTATCATTTTAGTGGACAACAGCCACTGTGATGGACAGGCTTTGAGACTTTTGGGACCCATATAATACGTCCTTACCCAACTAGTATGACAAAGAAAAAGATGAGAGCCCAATCTGtcccttacctttttttttcttcagcataCACCAAGCGAATATCATGAATAACATTAATCCTCCTATGCATATAATCACGATCCAGGTGACACACAGACCATGGGTGTCAGAATTATGTTGGGGGTTATTCACTGTAGGATGAATCTGAGTGGCATTTGTACACTGGATGGTATCCGGCACCTTTAttgttgattctttaaaaaaaaatcagaataaaataagGATATAGCTAAAACAACATACCTCCATCATCAACTCTTTCTCCCTGTGCATCCCAAGGAACTCATGTGGATAACCTTTTTCCCAGACCCTACAGAGAAAGATGAATAGGATGTGTGTGTAAGACATCCTTACACAGTTTATTTGACTCCCGAAGAAAGCACATGTCTAATGAACTATAACGAACTGTGCCATATTTTACTGTGGTTAGAACTTAATGGAAGCTGGCATTATTGGTGTTGTTCAATTGTGCCAGAGAAAGATAATGAGGTCTTCAGAATTGATCTTGGAGTTGGTGGAAGAGCAGCTATAACTGAGAAGAAAAGGCTGGAAGTTTACAGTGATGCACACAGACTTGGGGCTCATTAGCAGGCCATGTAGAGCCTAGGCCACTGGTTAACAGGGAATGAGAAAGACTGGGTCATCACTGGCTCTGCAGACAGGAAGACCACCAATGAATCACTCACCCAGTCTATCAGATTTCCATTATGCACACATGCTCTCATCCAAATGAGGAAGTCATCAAAATTTTCAAGAGAACTGCCATGTCTTTTCCACCCTGTGGTTGTTCCTTGTGACAATCTACCTAACTACTTACTTGGCATTTCTCTAAAGCGTGGCAACAATTTTTTGAGGCAGCTACTGAAATCTACCATGAGGACATTTCTGATAGCTTTTTCTAGGTTCTTGTTCTTCCACTGCTCCATGGCACTGCTGTTATCAGAATGACTCTCTCTCCAGGTCATATTAAGTGGATAAAAGTAGATGCTATGCTGTTCTTCAGTGTTGATGGCCCAGAATCCATCAATGAATTCTCCTTGATTATACTGAGCTTTTGTGGTGACATTCAAGGCATCTTTACCTACAAATGACACACAACATCATCTTCTAACCTTTATAGAACCATCACTCCCCCAATGGTCCAGGCTTTCTCTGCACACTTAGGATCTGTAATCCTTCCCCTTGGCTTGCCATTGCTTACACAATCCATACCATTTAGTTCTAGGTAGGGAAAAATATTCAGCTCTTTTATGCAAATAATTCAGCAACCCTCTTCCTTCATGTGCTctgctcttcctctctttcatttATCATGTCTACCTTTGCCTTCTGTCTCATACTTACCTGATTGCAGGTCCCTCATCACTTCTGAAATCTCTGTCAGGTTTTGGGTCAAATCAGCACACATCTTAGTAGCATTTCCCTCATGTGTTTTATCACCAAAATCATGGAGAGTCTTTCCATTCACTGAGCACTGTCCATGTAGAGTACGATAGTTGAAAGTTAATTCACAACTTAGAGAGTCTGTACCTATGATAGATACATGCAGGTGAGGTCCAAAGTGGGAGCAAGGGTCCAGAGGAGTCATGGGTTTCTAGTACTCAGAATCCATCTGACAGGAAATGGGTCAGGAAGAGAAGCCTCTAATCAAGCGCTCCACCAGTTTCCAGATCCTTAATTCTGTGCCATCTTTAACTGTCTTAGGACTGAGCAGTAGGACTGCTCAGATGCACATATGTCACCAGGGAGATTTATCTTATAAGTACTTTGAGTGACTAATATCAAGTACTGAAGTATAAAATATGCCCAATAGCAACCATGTTCCTGGGGATGAAAACCTAGCTGAACACATAGAAGGTAAGGAGGCATCCTAGAACACATGGTACATTCAACATGGAGCCTGGTGTTCAGGAAAGATCCTGGAGTAAGCCTGCAGCTGGGCATGGAAAGGGAGCTGCCAGCTGTGAGCTCAGCATTCATCCCTGCTCCCACTGTACCCTTCACACAACACTgctgggcatcagatctcagcTTCTCCGATGCTAAACCACTCACCTAATCCATTCTCAGGGTGAGAGCTCTACCTGTCCATGACCTGCTTGAAGGCccatctttctccccttccttagGTTCTTTTACCCAGCACACTTATGGCTCCTGGTTTCCCAGACTTTCACTAATAGCCAAAGAGGACACAGTATCCTAGAGCTCTCCTGTTATGCAGACTGCACAAGGAAACAGGCAAGACCTGATGAGGCATTTGCATATTCTGTGCCCTGTATTTGTATGAGCACTTGTACATAAGgttaaatactattttattaaaGGAAATCATTAGACGTATACAATGTAATTGAACTTAAaatgcaaaagagaaagagatgttaaaaaaaaaaaaacaacctttttcctctctcctctctccttcccccaaacTTTAGCTGTGAAGTACAGTGATGCAGGTTTGGAGACCCCTTTCCTGTTCCCTTCAGccagcttcctcttcccttcctatctctgcccctgcctcctgtttTCTCCCTACCTCACCCCTACTCTACTTTGCCTGTCCTAACCCACTAAGGCTTGAGTTTCTCCTTGAGTGGCTGGGATTCCGTCTCACTAAGTAGACCCTTACCAGCAGACTTGGTGGAGGAGACCATAAGTACTCTGAAACCCAAGACTAACTTTGGGGTTGTGAACTAAAGTCACAAATTTTCCACTTAGGTAGATTAGGATAAAATATGCATTCGTGATCTGTAAGAAAACCCACTTAGAAGTTTAATTAAAGGAAACTGCTTTGCTAAATGAGGAACAGTGAGTAATGAAGGTGACTTAAAGAAAGCATTCCTGACTTCAAATATTTGCACTAataaaaaatgatgatgatgatgacgacggcAAATGTCTTAGAAGGAAGTATTACACACTGATCTCCATATTTTggtaagaaaaacatttttacaaCATCTTACACAATAATACTGATTAGACAAGGTCTCTACGATGCTTGGGACTGGCCAAGAAGACTCGGCAGGCTTGCCAGTGACTCagagcttatttatttttattgtatttgcaCAGTATTTGCCAGTGCTtctatctgtgtaccatgtgcatgcagggcCTGTGGAGGTCTGTAGGGGACAATAAAGTTATGCATAGTTGCCTCTTCCCTGCTAGTACTAAGAATAAAAGCACACAGCACCATGCCCATCACTTTTATAGGAGGCCCAAGGATCAGCTCAGGTTCTCATGGTTGTGAAGCTGACAGTGTAAACTCAGCATTCCCCTCATGCTTTGGGCACAAGACTTTTAGTCATCAGCGAACCACCAGAATTCTCTGGAGCTAATGCCCATGTGTTTTAGGAATCTGGTCAGAGGCTAGTCCATGCTACATGAAATACAGAATCTAGAACCTCTAGAACTCATAGTAAAATGTGTATAAAAAGACTCAGAGAAATCCATGTCAAAAGATATgtaatgagggctggtgagatggctcagtgggtaagagcacccgactgctcttccaaaggtccagagttcaaatcccagcaaccacatggtggctaacaaccatccgtaacgagatctggcgtcctcttctggagtgtctgaagacagctacagtgtacttacatataataaataaataaatctttaaaaaaaaaaaaaaagatgtgtaatGAAATTCGTactgtggctttgttggagtaatTGTACCCAAATCAGAGGAAGCCGGTCACTGGAGCTACCCTGAAGTTTGAAAAACCAGTTTGCAACCCATAGTCTCTGTCCTCTTGTGGCCCTCAGGTagggatgtagaactctcagctaccataTCTGACTGTGTGCTCTATGCACCCAAccctgaggggggaaaaaaaaaaaaagaccaaacctctGAGAaggtaagcaagccccaattaaatggtcactgtgtcttagttaggacaTTGACTAACTTAGTTAATTGATAACATAGTTAtcgttttgctgctgtgaacagacatcatgaccaaggcaactctcataaagtaCAACATTTAAGTGGggttggtttacaggttcagacgctcagtccattatcatcaaggtgggaatacggcagcatccaggcaggcatggtgcaggaggaggtgagagctCTATATCTTCATCTAAAGGAAGCCAAGAGCAGACTGTCCctaaggcagctaggagaaaggtctcaaagcccacccccacagtgatacacttcctccaaccaggccatacttgctccaacaaggccaaacctcctaatagccaagccactccctaggccaagcatattcaaaccactacactaaCCAAGATAAAACTTGGTACCTggaagtggggtattgctgtgacaagccTGACCAACCTGCTTATGGGCAGAATGTCAACTTTTGAACTTTGAATTAGCAAAGACGTTAAACATTTTTAGCAAAGCGAAATGGGTCATAGGAGTAAGACCATGGAAGTCAGTGGTGCCTAGAGAAATATAGATTAGCACAGCCTGATATAATTGGTTTCAGAGAAGTGTCCTAGAAAatatctttgtgattttttttttggaagaatgTCTTTGCTTTTGGGCtccgccctcccctcccccgaaaagaaaaaaaaaaaactttctaaggctaaattgaagagtttagGATTAATGGCTTTGACAGAAGATATTTCAAGATATCTTGGTATTGACTGTCATGTGGGTGTTAGTGAtcactcttatgcagatctataatgaaaagtagcaagctgagaaaggaaaaacacaaaaggtatagtttgaggagaaaaggagcccCAGGAATAAAGTCCATTACATATGAAAAAGTCCACTACAGATGAAAGCTGCTGTGTCAACCGTGTAAAACTATacaacagaggccagagagatggcacagGGCTTAGGGGCACTTGTTGCTGTTGCAGAAGATCTAGAtttattcccagcaaccacatggtagttctcaaatgcctgtaactccattttaGAGGGGCTCCTATGCACTGTCGTAGTTTCCAGGGGCACCAATCACACACATGGTACACGTGCATAATGAAGTTAAGAtattatgcacataaaataaaaatatatctcaaaCAATTTAAAAGTGAACCACCTCAAATACCCAGATTGACTTCCTAAGAGGATCAATCAGGCCCCAATAAGTAGAGACCACGCATCTCCACAGCaaatgctgtgattttttttctgtctcccgTCACTAttatcctggcactcaggaaCAACCCCTCGATGCTACTGTGAATGTTTACAGTGGTAGTTTAAAGAAAACTCTCAGAGCttaagaataaggaagaccaaactgtagttgcttcaatcctacatagaacagggaacaaaacaatcacaggagatagagggagaaagggacatgggaggaaaaaggaggaggagagaaaaaagggagCAAGATCGGTctttg contains the following coding sequences:
- the LOC110288985 gene encoding histocompatibility antigen 60b-like; this translates as MAKGATSKSNHCLNLSLFILLSYLGTTLPDGTDSLSCELTFNYRTLHGQCSVNGKTLHDFGDKTHEGNATKMCADLTQNLTEISEVMRDLQSGKDALNVTTKAQYNQGEFIDGFWAINTEEQHSIYFYPLNMTWRESHSDNSSAMEQWKNKNLEKAIRNVLMVDFSSCLKKLLPRFREMPKSTIKVPDTIQCTNATQIHPTVNNPQHNSDTHGLCVTWIVIICIGGLMLFMIFAWCMLKKKKGAPCCSSSSAVLITSYNQVTLQHIPVASPAEETLEEKLLSTSQMMEAWLVKFLREAKTLLNHLGKESVVSDHLEPKNQKSRANFCFAWTVSAVPGAEASA